GCTGAATAACTGCCAGCGCAACGCTTGCGGTAGCCACACATGCACAATGCAATACATTGCGCACGCATACAGCGCCATCAACAGCAGTTGGCCGCGAATATCCCGCCACAAACTCTCCAAGCCTTCAGCCCTGACCAGCACCAGCGCCTGGAGCGTCACGCACGCTGCGGAAAACCCCACCAGCAACGCACTCAGCAGTCCGTCGACCTCATCGATCAGCAACGGTGCCAGGCCTATCAAACCCAGCGCCGGCAACACGCCAATGTGCAACAACCACAGGCCACCGACCCAAAGCATCTGGGACAGCTGCCAAAGCATGGCGCCCGCGCGAAGCGGGCGCCGTGTTTCAGATGTGACGAACTTCGACAATCTCGTACTCGATCACGCCGCTCGGCGTTTTCACGGCAACCACATCGCCTTCTTCTTTGGCGATCAAGGCGCGGGCCAACGGCGAACCAACAGAGATCTTGCCGAGTTTGAAGTCAGCTTCGTCTTCGCCCACGATTTGGTAGACAACGCGCTCATCCGTCTCGACGTTGGCGATTTCCACCGTGGTGCCGAAGATCACCTTGCCAGTATGCGGGATGGTCGTGACGTCGATGATCACCGCATTCTGCATACGGCCTTCGATATCACGGATCCGCGCCTCGACCATACCCTGCTGCTCGCGAGCAGCGTGGTATTCGGCGTTTTCCTTCAAGTCACCCAGCTCGCGGGCCGTACCGATGTCCTGGCTCAGCTTTGGACGTACGACCTTGGTCAGATGGGCGTGCTCCTCTTCCAGGGCGCGAGCGCCCTGAACGGTCATCGGGTATTTGGTTATGCTCATGCCTTCAATCCTGCGTGTAGATCCTGCAAGCGGCGCACGGTCTTTTCCGGACCGAACTTGAGCGCTTCGCAGATAGCTTCGCCTGCAGCGATGGTGGTGGTGCAGTAGATCTTGTGCTGCAGGGCATTACGACGAATGGAATAGGAGTCCGCGATCGACTGACGACCTTCGGTGGTGTTGATGATCAGCGTGACTTCGTCATTCTTGATCATGTCGACCACGTGCGGACGGCCTTCCGTCACCTTGTTCACGCGACGTACTTTCAGGCCGGCAGCCTCGATCAGCTTGGCGGTCCCGGCGGTAGCCACGACTTCAAAGCCCAAGTTGATCAGATCACGAGCCACGCCCGCAACCAGTGGCTTGTCGTCATCACGCACGCTGATGAACGCAGTGCCACCGGTCGGCAGCACTTCGCTGGCACCCATCTGCGCCTTGGCAAACGCTTCGCCGAAGGTATCGCCCACACCCATCACTTCACCGGTGGACTTCATCTCCGGGCCCAGGATCGGGTCCACACCAGGGAATTTGGCGAATGGGAACACCGCCTCTTTCACACTGTAGAAGTTCGGGATGATTTCCTTGGTGAAGCCGATTTCCTTCAGGGTCTTACCCGCCATCACGCGAGCAGCGATCATGGCCAGGGACACGCCGATGCACTTGGACACGAACGGTACGGTACGCGAGGCACGCGGGTTGACTTCGATGACGTAGATGTCTTCGCCTTGCAGCGCCAACTGTACGTTCATCAGGCCGACCACGCCCAGCTCCAGGGCCATCTTCTTGACCTGTTCGCGCATTTCGTCCTGGATATGCGCAGGCAGCGAGTACGGCGGCAGCGAGCACGCGGAGTCACCGGAGTGAACGCCAGCCTGTTCGATGTGCTGCATGATCGCGCCGATGACCACGTCGGTACCGTCGCAAACCGCATCCACATCCATCTCGATGGCGCAGTTGAGGAAGTGGTCGAGCAGCACAGGGCTGTCGTTGGACACCTTCACTGCATCACGCAGGTAACGCTTGAGCTCTTCTTCTTCGTAGACGATTTCCATCGCCCGCCCGCCCAGTACGTAGGACGGACGCACCACCAGCGGGTAGCCGATCTTGCTGGCTGCGCGGATGGCTTCGTCTTCGCTGCGCACGGTGGCGTTTGGCGGCTGACGCAGGTTCAGGCGTTCAACCATCTGCTGGAAGCGCTCGCGGTCTTCGGCGCGGTCGATGGCGTCCGGGCTGGTACCGATGATCGGCACGCCGGCCGCTTCCAGGGCACGCGCCAGTTTCAGCGGGGTTTGGCCGCCGTACTGGACGATCACGCCTTTTGGCTTCTCGACGCGGCAGATTTCCAGTACGTCTTCCAGCGTCACCGGCTCGAAGTACAGGCGGTCGGACGTGTCGTAGTCAGTGGAAACCGTTTCCGGGTTGCAGTTGACCATGATGGTCTCATACCCGTCTTCGCGCAGTGCAAGGGCGGCGTGTACGCAGCAATAGTCGAACTCGATGCCCTGGCCGATACGGTTCGGACCGCCGCCCAGGATGATGATCTTGTCGCGGCCCGACGGCGCGGCTTCGCACTCCTCCTCATAGGTGGAGTACATGTACGCGGTGTCGGTAGCGAACTCGGCTGCGCAAGTGTCAACGCGCTTGTAGACCGGGAAGATATCCAGCTTGTGGCGATGGGTACGCAGGTTCTTCTCGGTCACACCCAGCAGCTTGGCCAGGCGCTGGTCGGAGAAGCCTTTGCGCTTGAGGCGGAACATCAGGTCGCGGTCGATAGACGACAGACCGAGGGTCTTGACCTTCTCTTCTTCCTTGATCAGATCTTCGATCTGCACCAGGAACCACGGGTCGATCATGTTCATGCCGAAGATATCTTCGACGCTCAGGCCGGCGCGGAAGGCGTCCGCCACATACCAGATACGCTCGGCACCCGGCACGGTCAGCTCGCGCTTGAGGATGCTCATGCTTTCCGGGTTGCTCAGGTCGAGCTTTTCGTCCAGGCCACAAACACCGACTTCCAGGCCGCGCAGGGCTTTCTGCAAGGACTCCTGGAAGGTCCGGCCGATCGCCATGACTTCACCGACCGATTTCATCTGGGTGGTCAGGCGTGCATCAGCCTTGGCGAATTTCTCGAAGGCAAAGCGCGGCAGCTTGGTCACGACATAGTCGATAGACGGCTCGAAAGACGCCGGCATGGCGCCGCCCGTGATTTCGTTTTGCAGCTCGTCCAAGGTGTAACCGATCGCCAGCTTGGCAGCGATACGCGCAATCGGGAAGCCAGTCGCTTTGGATGCCAGCGCCGAAGAACGCGACACACGCGGGTTCATCTCGATCACGACCATGCGACCGGTGTCCGGGCAGATGCCGAACTGAACGTTGGAACCACCGGTTTCAACGCCGATCTCACGCAATACCGCCAACGAGGCGTTACGCATGATCTGGTATTCCTTGTCCGTCAGGGTCTGCGCTGGAGCCACGGTGATCGAATCACCGGTGTGCACGCCCATCGGGTCGAAGTTTTCGATGGAGCAGACGATGATGCAGTTGTCCTTCTTATCGCGGACAACCTCCATCTCATACTCTTTCCAGCCGATCAGGGATTCGTCGATCAGCAGCTCTTTGGTCGGAGACAAATCCAGGCCACGGGCGCAGATTTCTTCGAACTCTTCACGGTTGTAGGCAATGCCGCCACCAGTGCCGCCCATGGTGAAGGACGGACGGATAATGCAGGGGAAGCCCAGCTTTTCGAGGACCGCGTTGGCCTCTTCCATGCTGTGGGCAATACCGGAGCGCGGACAGTCAAGGCCGATGGACTTCATGGCCTTGTCGAAACGCGAACGGTCTTCAGCCTTGTCGATGGTGTCGGCGTTGGCACCGATCATCTCTACGCCGAACTTTTCCAGGACGCCTTCGCGCTCCAGGTCCAGGGCGCAGTTCAGTGCGGTCTGGCCGCCCATGGTTGGCAACAACGCGTCCGGACGCTCTTTCTCGATGATCCTGGCAACGGTCTGCCACTTGATCGGTTCGATGTAGGTGGCGTCGGCCATGTCCGGGTCGGTCATGATGGTGGCCGGGTTGGAGTTCACCAGGATGACGCGGTAGCCCTCTTCGCGCAGGGCTTTACAGGCCTGGGCGCCGGAATAGTCGAATTCGCAGGCCTGGCCGATCACGATCGGGCCAGCGCCGAGAATCAGGATGCTTTTTATGTCTGTACGTTTTGGCATGGGTTTGTCACTCAAATCCGCAGGTCAGTCGGCAAGCCGTCTTGAACAATCCTTGAAGAGCCTGCGGGGGCCACCGAAGTCAGGGGCCGCCCGCACGCCGCTCAGTCAGCGTCGCTTGGCCATCTCATTGATGAAACGGTCGAACAGCGGCGCTACGTCGTTCGGGCCCGGGCTGGCTTCAGGGTGGCCCTGGAAGCTGAACGCGCTCTTGTCGGTGCGCTCGATACCCTGCAGGGAACCGTCGAACAGCGACTTGTGAATGGCGCGCACGTTAGCCGGCAAGGTCGCTTCGTCCACCGCAAAACCGTGGTTCTGGCTGGTGATCATCACAACACCGGTATCCAGATCCTGTACGGGATGGTTGGCACCATGATGGCCGTGGCCCATTTTCAGGGTTTTGGCGCCGGAGGCCAGGGCCAGCAACTGGTGGCCCAGGCAGATACCGAATACCGGAATCTCGGTTTCCAGCACTTCCTTGATCGCCTGGATGGCGTAGTCGCACGGCTCAGGGTCACCCGGGCCGTTGGACAGGAACACACCGTCCGGTTGCAGCGCGAGCACTTCGCTGGCCGGGGTCTGTGCAGGCACCACGGTGACGCGGCAGCCACGCTCGACCAGCATGCGCAGGATGTTGTATTTGACGCCGTAGTCGTAGGCCACTACATGGTAGGGCAGCTCGGCAGCGTCGATGGTCGCGTGACTGTCGGTCTTCAAGTCCCAGACAGT
Above is a genomic segment from Pseudomonas sp. R5-89-07 containing:
- a CDS encoding MFS transporter, with the translated sequence MLWQLSQMLWVGGLWLLHIGVLPALGLIGLAPLLIDEVDGLLSALLVGFSAACVTLQALVLVRAEGLESLWRDIRGQLLLMALYACAMYCIVHVWLPQALRWQLFSYLVLGFSGLVLAIQPALGWSGGARKARP
- the carA gene encoding glutamine-hydrolyzing carbamoyl-phosphate synthase small subunit; the encoded protein is MTKPAILALADGSIFRGEAIGADGQTVGEVVFNTAMTGYQEILTDPSYAQQIVTLTYPHIGNTGTTPEDVESDRVWSAGLVIRDLPLVASNWRNTMSLSDYLKANNVVAIAGIDTRRLTRILREKGSQNGCIMVGDNISEEAAIAAAQGFPGLKGMDLAKVVSVKEKYEWRSTVWDLKTDSHATIDAAELPYHVVAYDYGVKYNILRMLVERGCRVTVVPAQTPASEVLALQPDGVFLSNGPGDPEPCDYAIQAIKEVLETEIPVFGICLGHQLLALASGAKTLKMGHGHHGANHPVQDLDTGVVMITSQNHGFAVDEATLPANVRAIHKSLFDGSLQGIERTDKSAFSFQGHPEASPGPNDVAPLFDRFINEMAKRR
- the greA gene encoding transcription elongation factor GreA, with protein sequence MTKYPMTVQGARALEEEHAHLTKVVRPKLSQDIGTARELGDLKENAEYHAAREQQGMVEARIRDIEGRMQNAVIIDVTTIPHTGKVIFGTTVEIANVETDERVVYQIVGEDEADFKLGKISVGSPLARALIAKEEGDVVAVKTPSGVIEYEIVEVRHI
- the carB gene encoding carbamoyl-phosphate synthase large subunit; protein product: MPKRTDIKSILILGAGPIVIGQACEFDYSGAQACKALREEGYRVILVNSNPATIMTDPDMADATYIEPIKWQTVARIIEKERPDALLPTMGGQTALNCALDLEREGVLEKFGVEMIGANADTIDKAEDRSRFDKAMKSIGLDCPRSGIAHSMEEANAVLEKLGFPCIIRPSFTMGGTGGGIAYNREEFEEICARGLDLSPTKELLIDESLIGWKEYEMEVVRDKKDNCIIVCSIENFDPMGVHTGDSITVAPAQTLTDKEYQIMRNASLAVLREIGVETGGSNVQFGICPDTGRMVVIEMNPRVSRSSALASKATGFPIARIAAKLAIGYTLDELQNEITGGAMPASFEPSIDYVVTKLPRFAFEKFAKADARLTTQMKSVGEVMAIGRTFQESLQKALRGLEVGVCGLDEKLDLSNPESMSILKRELTVPGAERIWYVADAFRAGLSVEDIFGMNMIDPWFLVQIEDLIKEEEKVKTLGLSSIDRDLMFRLKRKGFSDQRLAKLLGVTEKNLRTHRHKLDIFPVYKRVDTCAAEFATDTAYMYSTYEEECEAAPSGRDKIIILGGGPNRIGQGIEFDYCCVHAALALREDGYETIMVNCNPETVSTDYDTSDRLYFEPVTLEDVLEICRVEKPKGVIVQYGGQTPLKLARALEAAGVPIIGTSPDAIDRAEDRERFQQMVERLNLRQPPNATVRSEDEAIRAASKIGYPLVVRPSYVLGGRAMEIVYEEEELKRYLRDAVKVSNDSPVLLDHFLNCAIEMDVDAVCDGTDVVIGAIMQHIEQAGVHSGDSACSLPPYSLPAHIQDEMREQVKKMALELGVVGLMNVQLALQGEDIYVIEVNPRASRTVPFVSKCIGVSLAMIAARVMAGKTLKEIGFTKEIIPNFYSVKEAVFPFAKFPGVDPILGPEMKSTGEVMGVGDTFGEAFAKAQMGASEVLPTGGTAFISVRDDDKPLVAGVARDLINLGFEVVATAGTAKLIEAAGLKVRRVNKVTEGRPHVVDMIKNDEVTLIINTTEGRQSIADSYSIRRNALQHKIYCTTTIAAGEAICEALKFGPEKTVRRLQDLHAGLKA